The following are encoded together in the Flavihumibacter fluvii genome:
- the acsA gene encoding acetate--CoA ligase, translated as MERPSTGTKSLASPNMESYERSRASFNWEDEKGYFKVVSSNKGLNIAFEAVDRHAAGHLKEAVALRWIRKDRSVQDFSYEELSRLSSRFANCLVKLGVKKGERVFSLLGRVPELFITALGTLKSTAVFCPLFSVFGPEPVFQRLNRGDAKILVTSTALFDKKVKQLLERLPSIQYILLTDAPAHLEKSILSFSQLMSESADEFDIPYTDPEDPALLHFTSGTTGMPKGALHVHNAVLMHYITGKFVLDLRQGDVFWCTADPGWVTGTSYGIIAPLVNGVTNIFDEEEFDAVRWYSLLEEHKVDVWYTSPTAINRLMRMNLQSIGQYNLEHLRLICSVGEPLHATAVKWGERMFGMPILDNWWQTETGGIMIANFRSLPVKPGSMGKPLPGIEAAIAAISPDGLQLISEPDQPGQLVLKKGWPSMFRAYLHDEERYAKCFRDDWYITGDLAKCDTDGYFWFVGRADDIIKTSGHMVGPFEVESMLTKHEAVAEAAVIGKPDPLIGELVKAFIVVKPGITTDEKLHLDIMAFARQKLGPAVAPKEISFVDGLPKTKSGKILRRLLKARELGLPEGDLSTLEQS; from the coding sequence ATGGAACGGCCATCGACTGGTACAAAATCCCTTGCAAGTCCAAACATGGAGTCGTATGAGCGATCAAGGGCCTCTTTTAACTGGGAAGATGAAAAAGGGTATTTTAAAGTTGTTTCTTCAAATAAGGGATTGAATATTGCTTTTGAAGCGGTTGACAGGCATGCCGCAGGACACCTTAAAGAAGCCGTTGCCCTTAGATGGATCCGGAAGGACCGTAGTGTTCAGGATTTTAGTTATGAAGAATTGAGCAGGCTTAGTTCCCGCTTTGCCAATTGCCTGGTTAAACTGGGTGTTAAGAAAGGTGAAAGGGTGTTTTCACTGCTTGGCCGGGTCCCTGAATTATTTATAACTGCTCTTGGCACATTAAAGTCCACCGCAGTTTTTTGTCCGCTTTTTTCTGTTTTTGGTCCGGAGCCTGTCTTCCAGCGATTGAACAGGGGGGATGCCAAAATCCTGGTCACCTCAACGGCATTATTCGACAAAAAGGTCAAGCAATTACTGGAGCGTTTGCCTTCGATCCAATATATTTTGCTGACAGATGCCCCAGCTCATCTGGAAAAAAGTATCTTATCTTTTTCCCAGCTCATGTCCGAATCTGCTGATGAATTCGATATTCCTTATACTGATCCTGAAGATCCTGCCCTACTTCATTTTACCAGTGGAACAACTGGTATGCCAAAGGGTGCATTACACGTGCATAACGCTGTACTGATGCACTACATTACAGGAAAATTTGTGCTTGATCTTCGGCAAGGCGACGTTTTCTGGTGTACCGCCGATCCAGGTTGGGTCACCGGGACTTCTTATGGAATCATTGCCCCATTGGTGAATGGCGTGACCAATATTTTTGATGAAGAAGAGTTTGATGCAGTTAGATGGTATTCCCTCCTTGAAGAACATAAGGTGGATGTTTGGTATACTTCCCCCACGGCCATCAACAGGCTGATGCGCATGAATTTGCAATCAATAGGCCAGTATAACCTTGAACACCTCCGATTGATCTGTAGTGTTGGCGAACCACTTCATGCAACTGCGGTAAAATGGGGAGAAAGAATGTTTGGAATGCCTATACTGGATAACTGGTGGCAAACTGAAACAGGGGGAATTATGATTGCAAATTTTCGCTCATTGCCAGTTAAGCCCGGATCTATGGGCAAACCTTTGCCGGGTATCGAAGCGGCCATCGCCGCAATTTCACCAGATGGTTTGCAACTCATTTCTGAACCGGATCAACCCGGGCAACTCGTGTTGAAAAAGGGCTGGCCTTCCATGTTTCGTGCTTATCTGCATGATGAAGAACGGTATGCCAAATGTTTCAGGGATGACTGGTATATTACCGGTGATTTAGCAAAATGTGATACTGATGGTTATTTTTGGTTTGTTGGGCGGGCCGATGATATCATAAAAACTTCCGGCCATATGGTTGGCCCGTTTGAAGTAGAGAGCATGTTAACAAAGCATGAGGCCGTTGCCGAAGCTGCAGTCATTGGCAAGCCAGATCCTCTCATCGGTGAATTGGTAAAAGCATTTATTGTCGTAAAGCCGGGTATAACGACAGATGAAAAACTGCATCTTGATATCATGGCTTTCGCCCGGCAAAAACTTGGACCGGCTGTGGCCCCGAAAGAGATCAGTTTTGTGGATGGCCTACCGAAAACAAAAAGTGGAAAGATTTTAAGGCGTTTATTAAAGGCCAGGGAACTTGGATTACCTGAAGGTGATTTGTCAACCCTGGAACAAAGTTGA
- a CDS encoding nuclear transport factor 2 family protein gives MKKFLVGLFISAILIACNNEKPAEQKDESSAVPVPEAKMQPVEFADPKYMEMGKNALAALSKGDVAGWMNGYADNAVFQWNNLDSAVGKAAITDYWTKRRTESIDSITFTNMIFLPVKVNQPQSIEQPGVWLLGWYTVNAKYKKTGKRMIQLLHTDIHFNSSDQIDRVIMYIDRVPVNAAMK, from the coding sequence ATGAAAAAATTTTTGGTTGGGTTATTTATTTCGGCAATTCTGATTGCCTGCAATAATGAAAAACCCGCAGAGCAAAAAGATGAATCTTCAGCAGTCCCTGTTCCTGAGGCAAAAATGCAACCCGTTGAATTCGCGGATCCTAAGTACATGGAAATGGGTAAGAATGCCCTTGCCGCTTTATCTAAAGGAGATGTGGCCGGATGGATGAACGGCTATGCTGATAATGCAGTATTCCAATGGAATAATCTTGATAGTGCTGTTGGCAAAGCGGCCATAACTGATTATTGGACTAAAAGAAGAACTGAATCCATTGATTCCATCACCTTCACCAACATGATTTTTTTGCCGGTAAAAGTTAATCAGCCTCAAAGTATTGAGCAACCGGGGGTATGGTTATTGGGATGGTACACTGTTAATGCCAAATACAAAAAAACTGGTAAACGTATGATCCAGTTATTGCATACGGATATACATTTTAATTCCAGTGACCAGATTGACCGTGTAATTATGTATATCGACCGCGTACCGGTTAATGCTGCCATGAAATAA
- a CDS encoding efflux RND transporter permease subunit, producing MRITSFFVKNYQFTLVAFLLIIVVSITTLITMPRAEDPEINPPQFPIVIIYPGTSPRDMEELVVKPIEKKVSELENLKKITTKIDDGVAVLNVEYKYNSDVETKYQELVREINAIRPDLPGDIHSVEVKKVTPTDVSVLQIALVSENASDERMRYYATVLKEDLEKVTSLKKVDYWGVPEQIVRIDLQLDRIAQQKIPLNAVIGSIQSEAANIPGGSVQAGSRIFNVKTSGKYKDLEEIKNTIVYAAKGNVIYLKDVADIALNYVEQKHITRLNGHRCVLVTAAQKSGQNIAVSQKSYLPVIKAFEQKLPANIALVKHFDQADNVSHRLGGLGVDFLIAIGLVLITLVPLGWRASLIVMVAIPLSLGMGIVMMNAMGFSLNQLSIVGLVVALGLLVDDSIVVVENIERWLREGHPIKVAVIEATKQIGLAVLGCTATLMIAFLPLVFLPESAGEFIRGLPMAVITSVFASMLVSLTIVPFLASKVLKTNHSAEGNIFLRALKKLISGSYSRLLDISLNRPLATLFVAFSLFGLSLLLFKVVGFRLFPTSEKPQFLVNLNMPLQTNLAATEKMAHFVESKLKREKDIEFYVTNVGKGNPRIYYNVIPENDKPDFAQFFVQLSSGISPTQKAKLIEKLRLEFMTLTGAKIEVKDFEQGPQIEAPVAIRITGDNLDTLRFLAGNAEQLLKSTAGAIYVKNDVGLLKSDIRVRINTQKSRTLGLQTADIDKTVRLAIAGVEVGKYTDDNGDDYNIMVNTPRDRFATINTFQSVYINNLQGTPVPLNQVAQLEFESSAPTIKHLDKKRFVMITAFTEKGVLAHQVTKEFLKKSKQLKLPIGYKLELSGEAESEKDAFGGSFMTVVIATVFLFIMVLILEFKTFKSTLIVLSVIPLGVIGGVTMLWLTGNPMSFVAIIGFIGLAGIEVKNSILLVDFTNQLRAEGRSLEEAIREAGELRFLPIVLTSLTAIGGLLPIALSSNPLISPLALVLIGGLISSTVLSRIVTPVVYKLIPPNVEPVKSNGFV from the coding sequence ATGCGTATTACGTCTTTTTTTGTAAAGAATTACCAATTTACCCTTGTGGCATTTCTATTAATCATTGTAGTTAGTATAACCACATTGATCACCATGCCACGTGCAGAAGATCCTGAAATCAATCCACCACAGTTTCCCATAGTTATTATTTATCCGGGTACCAGTCCAAGGGATATGGAAGAACTAGTGGTGAAGCCTATTGAGAAAAAAGTAAGTGAACTGGAGAACCTGAAAAAAATCACTACGAAGATAGATGATGGTGTTGCTGTATTGAATGTGGAATACAAGTATAACAGTGATGTAGAAACGAAATACCAGGAACTGGTAAGGGAAATTAATGCCATTCGGCCAGACCTGCCTGGCGATATCCACAGCGTGGAGGTGAAGAAAGTTACGCCAACTGATGTAAGTGTGTTACAGATTGCCCTGGTTTCTGAAAATGCCTCTGATGAACGGATGAGGTATTATGCCACAGTCTTAAAAGAGGATCTGGAGAAAGTAACTAGCCTGAAGAAAGTAGATTACTGGGGAGTGCCTGAGCAGATTGTAAGAATCGATCTGCAACTCGATAGGATCGCACAGCAAAAGATCCCATTAAATGCAGTGATCGGAAGCATTCAAAGTGAAGCGGCTAATATTCCAGGAGGAAGTGTACAGGCTGGTTCCAGAATATTCAATGTAAAAACCAGCGGTAAATACAAAGACCTTGAAGAAATTAAAAATACCATTGTCTATGCGGCTAAGGGGAATGTTATTTACCTCAAGGACGTTGCAGACATTGCGCTAAATTATGTAGAACAAAAGCACATCACCCGCCTGAATGGCCATCGTTGTGTATTGGTGACAGCAGCGCAAAAATCCGGTCAGAATATTGCGGTGTCCCAGAAATCCTACCTGCCGGTGATCAAGGCATTTGAACAAAAATTACCTGCCAATATCGCCCTCGTAAAACATTTTGACCAGGCCGATAATGTAAGCCATCGATTGGGAGGTTTGGGGGTTGATTTCCTGATCGCCATCGGCCTTGTACTCATTACTCTGGTACCTCTGGGCTGGCGGGCTTCCCTGATCGTGATGGTGGCCATTCCTTTATCGTTGGGTATGGGCATTGTTATGATGAATGCCATGGGCTTTTCCCTGAATCAGCTAAGTATTGTTGGACTTGTCGTCGCCCTGGGTTTATTAGTGGATGACAGTATTGTGGTGGTGGAAAATATCGAAAGATGGCTGCGAGAAGGCCATCCAATTAAAGTAGCGGTGATTGAAGCCACAAAACAAATTGGTTTAGCAGTTTTAGGATGTACGGCAACCCTTATGATTGCTTTCTTGCCCCTTGTCTTCCTGCCGGAATCCGCGGGTGAATTTATCCGTGGACTTCCCATGGCGGTAATTACTTCGGTTTTTGCATCCATGCTGGTATCACTGACTATTGTGCCTTTCCTGGCCAGTAAAGTGTTGAAGACAAATCATAGCGCAGAAGGCAATATATTCCTGCGTGCATTGAAAAAGCTGATCAGCGGTAGTTATTCCCGATTATTGGACATTTCCCTGAATCGGCCATTAGCAACTTTGTTCGTTGCATTTTCTTTGTTTGGGCTTTCGCTGTTATTGTTCAAAGTAGTGGGATTCAGGTTATTTCCCACCTCAGAAAAACCACAGTTCCTTGTTAACCTGAATATGCCTTTGCAGACCAATTTGGCAGCCACAGAAAAAATGGCACATTTTGTCGAATCAAAATTGAAAAGGGAAAAAGATATTGAATTTTATGTAACCAACGTAGGGAAGGGGAACCCGCGTATATACTACAATGTCATCCCTGAAAATGATAAGCCCGATTTTGCCCAGTTTTTTGTGCAGTTGAGTTCAGGAATATCACCAACACAAAAAGCTAAACTCATTGAGAAACTCAGGCTGGAATTCATGACTTTAACGGGAGCTAAAATTGAAGTGAAGGATTTTGAACAGGGACCACAGATCGAAGCGCCAGTAGCAATCCGGATAACCGGAGATAACCTTGATACGCTAAGATTCCTTGCCGGGAATGCCGAACAGTTGCTGAAATCCACTGCTGGTGCTATTTACGTAAAAAATGATGTTGGCCTTTTGAAGTCTGATATCCGTGTGCGGATCAATACGCAGAAATCGAGGACCCTTGGATTGCAGACAGCTGATATTGATAAAACTGTGCGTTTAGCTATCGCTGGTGTAGAAGTCGGAAAATATACTGATGATAACGGGGATGATTATAATATCATGGTGAATACGCCCCGTGACAGGTTCGCTACCATCAATACCTTTCAATCTGTGTATATCAATAATTTGCAGGGCACACCGGTCCCCCTGAACCAGGTGGCACAACTTGAATTTGAATCCTCCGCACCAACGATCAAACACCTCGATAAAAAAAGGTTTGTAATGATTACTGCCTTTACTGAAAAAGGAGTGTTGGCCCACCAGGTAACGAAGGAATTTTTAAAAAAATCCAAACAATTGAAATTACCAATTGGGTACAAACTTGAATTATCCGGGGAAGCTGAGAGTGAAAAAGATGCGTTTGGTGGTAGTTTCATGACAGTAGTCATTGCTACGGTGTTCTTATTCATTATGGTGTTAATCCTTGAATTTAAAACCTTTAAAAGTACCCTTATTGTATTGTCGGTAATTCCTCTTGGTGTTATTGGCGGTGTCACTATGCTGTGGCTAACGGGAAATCCTATGTCTTTTGTAGCGATCATCGGTTTTATTGGATTGGCCGGTATCGAAGTAAAGAACTCTATATTACTGGTGGATTTCACCAACCAGTTGCGTGCCGAGGGAAGATCCCTGGAAGAAGCGATCCGTGAGGCCGGAGAACTAAGGTTTTTACCTATTGTGCTGACCAGCCTTACAGCTATTGGGGGATTATTGCCCATTGCCCTTAGCAGTAACCCGTTGATTTCACCCCTGGCTTTGGTTTTGATTGGAGGCTTGATTTCATCCACAGTATTATCAAGGATCGTTACTCCGGTTGTATATAAACTGATTCCACCAAACGTGGAACCAGTTAAATCCAATGGTTTTGTTTAA
- a CDS encoding efflux RND transporter periplasmic adaptor subunit gives MKFIITAFAMAIILFSCNTNATEKKVFTSGELVPVKLLPISAAGNQQNLNASGLLSTENEARLAFKIGGVIDQVYVEEGDKVKKGQLLATLKSTEISAQVQLAALAVEKADRDYKRASNLYRDSVATLEQFQNAKTGADIARQNLQQVAFNQQFSRIFAPADGFLVKKLANTGELVNAGNPILLMNASSVSSKWILKLGLSDQDWAAVETGNPAIVTIDAFPGKVFKGKVSKKSLAADAATGSFAVEVQVIFEKEQPAIGMFGIAAIQVKKAVEGYSIGYEALLEANGKKGFVYVSDDQKTVQKVEVTISSISNNTVYISDGLAGHKYVVSSGSPYLSEHSAISPMK, from the coding sequence ATGAAATTCATTATCACTGCATTTGCCATGGCAATAATTCTGTTTTCCTGCAATACTAATGCAACAGAAAAAAAAGTATTCACCTCAGGAGAACTTGTTCCTGTAAAATTGCTGCCCATTTCTGCTGCCGGTAATCAACAAAACCTAAATGCGTCAGGTTTATTGTCAACTGAAAATGAAGCCCGCCTTGCATTTAAAATAGGTGGTGTAATTGACCAGGTATATGTAGAGGAAGGGGATAAAGTAAAAAAAGGGCAATTACTGGCCACCTTAAAGTCAACTGAAATTTCAGCTCAGGTGCAACTGGCAGCATTGGCCGTAGAAAAGGCCGACCGTGATTACAAGCGTGCCAGTAACCTTTACCGTGACAGCGTTGCAACCCTTGAGCAATTTCAGAATGCGAAAACCGGAGCCGATATCGCCCGGCAGAATTTGCAACAGGTTGCCTTCAACCAACAATTCTCCAGGATTTTTGCACCCGCTGATGGTTTTTTAGTGAAGAAACTGGCGAATACCGGTGAACTCGTAAATGCTGGAAACCCCATTCTATTAATGAATGCCTCTTCAGTATCGAGTAAATGGATACTTAAACTCGGTCTGTCTGACCAGGACTGGGCTGCCGTAGAAACCGGAAATCCGGCTATTGTGACTATAGACGCTTTTCCGGGTAAAGTATTCAAGGGGAAAGTGAGTAAAAAGTCCCTTGCTGCTGATGCTGCTACCGGATCTTTTGCGGTGGAAGTGCAGGTGATTTTTGAAAAAGAGCAACCCGCCATCGGTATGTTTGGTATCGCAGCCATTCAGGTTAAAAAGGCTGTTGAAGGATATAGTATAGGTTATGAAGCTCTTCTGGAAGCCAATGGTAAAAAGGGGTTTGTGTATGTTAGCGATGACCAGAAAACTGTGCAAAAAGTAGAAGTGACGATTTCTTCCATCAGCAATAATACCGTGTATATATCCGATGGATTAGCGGGTCATAAATATGTGGTTAGTTCAGGCAGCCCCTACCTGAGCGAACATTCTGCCATTAGTCCAATGAAATAA
- a CDS encoding TolC family protein, translated as MRVQIITITALFLLRGPAVFAQHWVDAYVQEALSNNLVLKEKNVGLDKSLLALKEARSMFLPVTQFDGQYSLAQGGRSIDIPVGDLLNPVYQTLNQLTSSNNFPTIKNVSEQLNPNNFYDLRIRTTMPIINPAIKANNRIKEQEIKMQENDVSVYKRELVKQVKQAYFNVLMTGKEIEIYRNALVVVNQNLRVNQSLLSNGKGLPAYVSRAESEVKQVESQLQNAMNSQQNALAYFNFLRNKSLTDSIPVGDTVYDYDEELRALIWNKSTDISGREELKSLSVAKVINQQVLKLNRSYSTPRLNAFLDLAAQGFDFRINSRSFFYLGGLQLQVPIFTGKRNIYRIEQTRFDSQSLELTADQTRQQLELASLVSRNNIVTAYNSYQSAIKQEDAARKYFKLIDRGYQEGVNTFIEFLDARNQLTRSQLQTNLNKYKVLATLADFERQTAAYSFN; from the coding sequence ATGCGTGTTCAAATCATTACAATAACTGCCTTGTTCCTGCTACGCGGGCCTGCTGTATTTGCCCAGCACTGGGTGGATGCTTATGTACAGGAAGCACTTAGCAATAACCTGGTGCTTAAAGAAAAAAATGTGGGTCTTGATAAAAGTTTACTGGCGCTAAAGGAAGCACGCAGTATGTTTTTACCGGTTACTCAATTTGATGGGCAATATAGCCTGGCGCAAGGCGGTCGCTCCATTGATATACCAGTAGGAGACCTGCTCAACCCCGTATACCAAACACTGAATCAACTGACCTCAAGCAATAATTTCCCAACTATCAAGAATGTATCGGAGCAACTGAACCCGAATAATTTTTATGACCTGCGGATAAGGACGACTATGCCAATTATCAACCCTGCGATCAAGGCAAATAACAGGATCAAAGAGCAGGAGATCAAAATGCAGGAGAATGATGTTTCAGTATATAAACGCGAACTGGTGAAGCAGGTAAAACAGGCTTATTTTAATGTGTTGATGACGGGCAAGGAAATTGAAATCTATAGGAATGCATTGGTGGTCGTTAATCAAAACCTGAGGGTCAACCAATCCCTGCTTTCTAATGGAAAGGGTCTTCCTGCTTATGTTTCAAGGGCTGAAAGCGAAGTGAAGCAGGTGGAAAGCCAATTGCAGAATGCAATGAACAGCCAGCAGAATGCCCTTGCATATTTTAATTTTTTACGCAATAAATCTTTGACTGATTCCATTCCGGTTGGTGATACTGTTTATGATTATGATGAAGAGTTGCGTGCTCTTATATGGAATAAATCAACCGATATTTCAGGACGCGAGGAATTAAAAAGCCTTTCTGTTGCAAAAGTAATCAATCAGCAGGTGTTGAAATTGAACCGGTCTTACAGCACTCCCAGGTTGAATGCATTCCTTGACCTCGCTGCGCAGGGATTTGATTTCAGGATAAACAGTAGATCTTTTTTTTATTTGGGTGGTCTCCAATTGCAGGTACCAATTTTTACCGGTAAGCGGAACATATACAGGATCGAACAGACCCGGTTTGATAGCCAGAGCCTGGAACTCACTGCAGATCAAACCCGACAGCAACTTGAACTTGCTTCCCTGGTGAGTCGTAACAATATAGTGACGGCCTATAACAGTTACCAGTCGGCTATCAAACAGGAGGATGCCGCCCGTAAGTATTTTAAATTAATAGACAGGGGGTACCAGGAAGGGGTGAATACCTTCATAGAATTCCTTGACGCCAGGAATCAACTTACCAGGAGCCAGCTCCAAACCAACCTGAATAAATATAAAGTATTGGCGACTCTGGCTGACTTCGAAAGGCAGACAGCGGCGTATTCATTCAATTAA
- a CDS encoding TetR/AcrR family transcriptional regulator, whose product MTIANRKQREKEEMRTLILDAARKIFLEKGYYEASIRNIAEQIEYSPGTIYLYFKDKDEIFHSLHEEGFRRLLEKMKPLQHVSNPFERLKAIGSVYLDFAWNNKDFYDLMFIMQSPIDSEKDQEKWMMGHQTLEFLKNVLRQCQDIGHFKGMDINYLSFTIWSAMHGMSALFCRDRCKAYHEEGLEPTELMENGYRYFLAMLEKM is encoded by the coding sequence ATGACCATCGCCAACCGGAAGCAAAGAGAAAAAGAAGAGATGCGGACGCTGATCCTTGACGCTGCCCGGAAGATATTCCTGGAGAAAGGTTATTATGAAGCCAGTATCCGCAATATAGCTGAGCAGATCGAGTACAGTCCAGGTACCATTTACCTATATTTCAAGGACAAGGACGAAATATTCCATTCCCTCCATGAAGAAGGTTTCCGGCGGTTACTGGAAAAAATGAAGCCATTACAACATGTGTCTAACCCATTTGAGCGCCTGAAGGCGATTGGGTCAGTTTACCTTGACTTTGCCTGGAATAACAAGGATTTTTATGACCTCATGTTCATCATGCAGTCGCCCATCGATTCTGAAAAGGACCAGGAAAAATGGATGATGGGCCACCAAACCCTTGAATTCCTAAAAAATGTATTGCGGCAATGCCAGGATATCGGCCATTTCAAAGGTATGGATATCAATTACCTGTCCTTTACTATCTGGTCTGCCATGCATGGGATGAGTGCCCTGTTTTGCCGCGACCGTTGTAAGGCTTATCACGAAGAAGGATTGGAACCAACCGAACTGATGGAAAATGGCTATAGATACTTCTTAGCCATGCTGGAGAAAATGTGA
- a CDS encoding voltage-gated chloride channel family protein has product MNKPKYSPEQYFVARQLLRWTILILPVSVVIGCLVALFLWLLDWATATRWANIWLVFLLPLAGLLIYWLYTTWGKNTGAGNNLIIDEIHQPGGGIPARMAPLILATTIITHLFGGSAGREGTAVQMGGSIAALFSRWYKLHHEQKRILLMCGMSAGFGAVFGTPVAGAVFALEVLTIGRIKYDALIPCLIASLIADITCRTTGIQHTQYHISGISGPNKYLPFIAFDVILLFKIILAGSLFGLASYFFAKLSQTIKSKSQQYIPKPWMVPFIGALLVIAISYGLGSFDYLGLGVTNPESGISITSAFSVNGASHFSWFWKLLLTAITLGTGFKGGEVTPLFFIGATLGNTLAMLSGSPVDLFAGLGFIAVFAGATNTPIACTLMGIELFGGEHTIYFAVACFTAYYFSGHTGIYHAQKTAIKKLDPQ; this is encoded by the coding sequence ATGAACAAACCAAAATATTCCCCTGAACAGTATTTTGTTGCCCGCCAGTTGCTACGCTGGACAATTCTGATCCTGCCTGTATCGGTGGTGATCGGATGCCTGGTGGCCCTGTTTTTATGGCTTCTTGATTGGGCAACAGCTACCCGGTGGGCAAATATATGGCTGGTGTTTTTATTGCCCTTAGCCGGTTTACTGATCTATTGGCTGTACACTACCTGGGGGAAAAATACTGGTGCTGGTAATAACCTGATCATCGATGAAATCCACCAGCCAGGCGGGGGTATACCAGCCAGGATGGCTCCCTTAATACTGGCTACTACCATCATTACCCATTTATTTGGTGGATCAGCAGGCCGGGAAGGAACAGCGGTACAAATGGGCGGCAGCATCGCTGCATTGTTCTCACGCTGGTATAAACTTCACCATGAGCAAAAAAGGATCCTGTTAATGTGTGGCATGTCAGCAGGATTTGGGGCAGTTTTCGGAACACCTGTCGCCGGGGCTGTATTTGCATTGGAAGTGTTAACCATTGGGCGGATCAAATACGACGCATTGATCCCCTGCCTCATCGCCAGCCTGATCGCAGATATCACCTGCAGAACTACCGGTATCCAACATACGCAGTATCATATCAGTGGAATTTCCGGGCCGAACAAATATTTACCTTTCATTGCATTCGATGTCATTTTATTATTCAAGATTATTCTTGCCGGTTCGCTGTTTGGATTGGCCTCCTATTTCTTTGCAAAATTATCACAAACCATAAAAAGTAAAAGCCAGCAATATATTCCAAAACCATGGATGGTACCATTCATTGGAGCCTTGCTGGTGATTGCCATAAGCTATGGCCTGGGTAGCTTTGATTACCTGGGACTAGGTGTAACCAATCCAGAAAGTGGTATTAGCATCACCAGCGCATTTTCAGTGAATGGTGCCAGCCACTTCAGTTGGTTTTGGAAACTCCTGCTGACAGCTATCACACTTGGTACGGGTTTTAAGGGCGGTGAAGTAACTCCATTATTTTTTATTGGAGCCACACTTGGCAATACACTGGCGATGCTGAGCGGGTCACCCGTTGACCTCTTTGCGGGCCTTGGTTTTATTGCAGTATTTGCCGGTGCAACAAATACCCCGATTGCCTGTACCCTGATGGGCATTGAGCTGTTTGGCGGGGAGCATACCATTTATTTTGCTGTAGCCTGTTTTACCGCCTATTATTTTAGTGGGCACACCGGCATTTACCATGCTCAAAAGACGGCTATAAAAAAACTGGACCCGCAATGA